A single region of the Populus nigra chromosome 2, ddPopNigr1.1, whole genome shotgun sequence genome encodes:
- the LOC133682847 gene encoding uncharacterized protein LOC133682847, with the protein MTPFCKAIDTTTASLLKPSILLHKTPLNFCHSLNYTPNLSSSNLTLTSKRPQNHLRPITATANASHPAATSEIDMVKNRQGIYTSKQNKVVVLWDLDNKPPRGPPYPAAVALKTVAQRFGEVIDMCAYANRHAFIHLPHWVLEERRERKHLDILERKEIVSPSQPYVCGVCGRKCKTNLDLKKHFKQLHERERQKKVNRMRSLKGKKRQRYKERFVSGNHKYNEEARRLLTPKIGYGLAAELRRAGVYVKTVEDKPQAADWALKRQIEHSMSRGVDWLVLVSDDSDFSEILRKAREANLGTVVVGDRDRALGRHADLWVPWIGVENGELTEKDLVPKGRWRSEDLENDEGLFSVTDFDEDGDYGGNDLEGFVDGLVMARSGFNGTRISAFSEGEEEDEQGYLLYDSEYEEIELEDGGFW; encoded by the coding sequence ATGACTCCTTTCTGCAAAGCCATAGACACCACCACAGCTTCTCTACTAAAACCCTCAATTCTCCTCCACAAAACACCCCTCAACTTCTGCCACTCTCTCAATTACACCCCTAATCTCAGCAGCAGCAACCTCACTCTCACTTCAAAACGGCCACAAAACCACCTCCGCCCAATCACCGCCACAGCCAACGCCAGCCACCCAGCTGCGACATCCGAAATCGACATGGTAAAAAACAGACAAGGAATCTACACGTCAAAACAGAACAAAGTTGTTGTTTTATGGGACCTCGATAACAAACCCCCACGTGGGCCGCCGTACCCGGCGGCGGTGGCATTAAAAACAGTAGCACAAAGATTCGGCGAAGTAATCGACATGTGTGCATACGCTAACCGGCACGCGTTTATTCATTTGCCACACTGGGTGCTTGAAGAAAGGCGTGAGAGAAAACACTTGGACATTTTggagagaaaagaaattgtAAGCCCTTCACAGCCTTATGTCTGTGGCGTTTGTGGGCGCAAATGTAAGACTAATTTGGATTTGAAGAAGCATTTTAAGCAATTACATGAGAGGGAAAGACAGAAGAAGGTGAACAGAATGAGATCGTTGAAAGGGAAAAAACGGCAGCGATATAAGGAGAGGTTTGTATCTGGGAATCATAAATACAATGAGGAAGCAAGGAGGTTGTTAACTCCGAAAATTGGGTATGGGTTAGCCGCAGAGTTGAGGAGAGCTGGGGTTTACGTGAAGACAGTGGAGGATAAGCCACAAGCTGCAGATTGGGCATTGAAGAGACAAATTGAGCATTCAATGAGTAGAGGGGTGGATTGGTTGGTTTTGGTTTCAGATGATTCGGATTTTTCGGAGATTTTAAGGAAGGCGAGGGAGGCCAATTTGGGCACTGTCGTGGTGGGGGATAGGGATAGAGCATTGGGAAGGCATGCTGATTTGTGGGTTCCATGGATTGGGGTTGAGAATGGGGAGCTGACTGAGAAGGATTTGGTGCCGAAAGGTAGGTGGAGGAGTGAGGATTTGGAAAATGATGAGGGGTTGTTTTCGGTTACGGATTTTGATGAGGATGGTGATTACGGGGGGAATGATTTGGAGGGATTTGTTGATGGACTTGTAATGGCGAGGTCTGGGTTTAATGGTACGAGGATTTCAGCTTTTTCAGAAGGGGAAGAGGAAGATGAGCAGGGTTATTTGTTATATGATAGTGAGTATGAGGAAATTGAACTTGAAGATGGGGGTTTTTGGTAA
- the LOC133683118 gene encoding uncharacterized protein LOC133683118 — MLVLIHFWWAGGAVVVGSMIFALAVWRCFCFKDRRGTVDPLRTNGTSSLQDGIAKLHQGSIHHQPGQYETKRRGNYYVFRRGVSTRPLFNWADHPALITDAVENGWSRFCFTSYMPSPSTRSSMLGLCAAGDPGRETDTEISWEVCQGSADFMQKIRLNSGLKKVNVSSPSLSAASVIRTALPLPGPPLGNSSFPQEAYFEITVLYSHGDDQESAGKAKEGERAKLIQEKPNAKANSESLVHVSSSRISKIEELKLAGKDDCQGSAVMLSVGLTIGGSLPLKLPGSYPGSIGFNSNGSLYLDGMELVFESEKAEWARADKVIGCGFDPRNKQVFFTVDGELLHVVHCKTEEFGTPLYPTIAANNDILVLVNFGQSAFSYARANAQRTPNPCFIGPLVKSPTLGYDDSMELFSMGRIDSQWLNRSTTKDSHINGANNQGLDFDDESEADLFEIVLDNGTGRSPNTRP; from the exons ATGCTCGTGTTGATACATTTTTGGTGGGCAGGGGGTGCGGTTGTAGTTGGTTCAATGATTTTTGCCTTGGCAGTCTGGCgatgtttttgtttcaaagacCGTAGAGGTACTGTTGATCCGTTAAGAACCAATGGAACTTCAAGCTTGCAGGATGGGATTGCAAAGCTTCACCAAGGGAGTATACATCATCAACCTGGTCAATATGAAACCAAAAGAAGAggaaattattatgtttttcgtCGTGGGGTTTCTACAAGACCTTTGTTCAATTGGGCTGATCACCCGGCGCTTATTACTGACGCGGTCGAAAATGGATGGTCTAGATTTTGTTTTACAAGTTACATGCCATCTCCTTCCACGCGATCATCCATGTTAGGTTTATGTGCCGCTGGTGATCCTGGAAGAGAAACAGATACAGAGATAAGCTGGGAAGTTTGTCAAGGATCAGCTGATTTTATGCAAAAGATAAGGCTGAATTCAGGGTTAAAGAAGGTTAATGTAAGCAGTCCTTCTCTGTCTGCTGCTTCTGTAATTAGAACTGCTTTGCCTTTACCAGGGCCTCCACTGGGGAACTCTTCTTTTCCCCAAGAAGCCTATTTTGAGATCACAGTTTTGTATTCCCATGGCGACGATCAAGAATCAGCTGGCAAGGCTAAGGAAGGTGAGAGGGCTAAACTCATCCAAGAAAAACCTAACGCAAAAGCGAATTCAGAATCTTTAGTGCATGTAAGCAGCAGCAGAATAAgcaaaattgaagaattaaagCTCGCCGGCAAAGATGATTGTCAAGGTTCAGCAGTTATGCTATCTGTTGGACTCACTATTGGAGGCTCTCTTCCCTTGAAACTTCCTGGAAGCTATCCAGGATCAATTGGATTCAACTCCAACGGTTCTCTCTATCTTGATG GTATGGAGCTTGTGTTTGAATCCGAGAAAGCAGAATGGGCAAGAGCAGATAAAGTAATTGGCTGTGGATTTGATCCTAGGAATAAACAAGTGTTTTTCACAGTAGATGGAGAGCTGCTACATGTTGTTCATTGCAAGACAGAGGAATTCGGGACACCCCTCTACCCAACAATTGCAGCAAACAATGACATATTGGTTCTTGTCAATTTCGGACAAAGTGCCTTCAGTTATGCACGTGCAAATGCTCAAAGAACACCAAATCCTTGCTTCATTGGCCCTCTCGTAAAGTCCCCTACATTGGGCTATGATGATAGCATGGAGCTCTTCTCAATGGGAAGAATCGACTCTCAGTGGCTCAATAGAAGTACCACCAAGGACAGCCACATCAATGGAGCTAATAATCAAGGGCTTGACTTCGATGACGAGTCTGAGGctgatttatttgaaattgtctTGGATAATGGCACTGGAAGATCTCCAAACACCAGGCCTTAG
- the LOC133681689 gene encoding SUMO-conjugating enzyme SCE1-like, which translates to MSGGGIARGRLAEERKSWRKNHPHGFVAKPDNAQDGSLDLMVWKCIIPGKPGTDWEGGFFPLTLHFSEDYPSKPPKCKFPQGFFHPNVYPSGTVCLSILNEDYGWRPAITVKQILVGIQDLLDQPNPSDPAQTDGYQLFVQDPTEYRRRVRQQAKQYPPAL; encoded by the exons ATGTCAGGAGGAGGCATAGCTCGTGGTCGTCTTGCTGAAGAGAGAAAGTCATGGCGTAAGAATCATCCCCAC GGTTTTGTGGCTAAGCCTGATAATGCACAAGATGGTTCTCTTGATTTGATGGTGTGGAAGTGCATCATACCTGGCAAACCCGGG ACAGATTGGGAGGGTGGCTTCTTCCCCCTCACGCTTCATTTTAGCGAGGACTACCCAAGCAAACCTCCAAAGTGCAAGTTCCCCCAAGGTTTCTTCCACCCCAATGTCTACCCTTCTGGAACTGTGTGCTTATCTATTCTCAATGAGGACTAT GGCTGGAGACCAGCCATTACTGTGAAGCAAATTTTAGTTGGCATTCAGGATTTGCTTGATCAGCCAAATCCTTCTGATCCTGCGCAAACTGATGGCTATCAGCTTTTTGTCCAG GACCCGACTGAGTACAGGAGAAGGGTGCGCCAACAAGCCAAGCAATATCCACCTGCGCTCTGA
- the LOC133681641 gene encoding SUMO-conjugating enzyme SCE1-like — translation MSGGGIARGRLAEERKSWRKNHPHGFVAKPDNAQDGSLDLMVWKCIIPGKPGTDWEGGFFPLTLHFSEDYPSKPPKCKFPPGFFHPNVYPSGTVCLSILNEDYGWRPAITVKQILVGIQDLLDQPNPADPAQTDGYQLFVQDPTEYRRKVRQQAKQYPPAL, via the exons ATGTCAGGAGGAGGCATAGCTCGTGGTCGTCTTGCTGAAGAGAGAAAGTCATGGCGTAAGAATCATCCCCAC GGTTTTGTGGCTAAGCCTGATAATGCACAAGATGGTTCTCTTGATTTGATGGTGTGGAAGTGCATCATACCTGGCAAACCCGGG ACAGATTGGGAGGGTGGCTTCTTCCCCCTCACGCTTCATTTTAGCGAGGACTACCCAAGCAAACCTCCAAAGTGCAAGTTCCCCCCAGGTTTCTTCCATCCTAATGTCTACCCTTCTGGAACTGTGTGCTTATCTATCCTCAATGAGGACTAT GGCTGGAGACCAGCCATTACTGTGAAGCAAATTTTAGTTGGCATTCAGGATTTGCTTGATCAACCAAATCCTGCTGATCCTGCGCAAACTGATGGCTACCAGCTTTTTGTCCAG GACCCGACGGAGTACAGGAGAAAGGTGCGCCAACAAGCCAAGCAATATCCACCTGCGCTCTGA